A region from the Citrobacter telavivensis genome encodes:
- a CDS encoding galactosamine-6-phosphate isomerase, giving the protein MQYIQYCDHYDALSDRASERLIQVIHNKPDATICLATGATPELTYRFLVEKIQQRHVDIRNVTFVKLDEWVGMPLHTPGTCESFLQQHIVQPLGLRPEQLIGFQSENIDETECERVTDLIASRGGLDLCVLGIGKNGHLGLNEPGSTLEPFCHISRLDEQTRHHDMLKSAGRPVTHGITLGLKEILNAKEILLLIAGEGKQAAVEKYLTTAVTTAIPASFLWLHDNTTCLLDGSRYSDR; this is encoded by the coding sequence ATGCAATACATACAGTACTGCGACCATTATGACGCACTCAGCGATCGCGCCAGCGAACGGTTAATTCAGGTAATACATAACAAACCTGACGCGACGATCTGCCTGGCGACCGGCGCGACGCCTGAACTGACCTATCGTTTCCTGGTCGAGAAAATACAGCAGCGTCATGTTGATATCCGCAACGTGACCTTTGTGAAGCTTGATGAGTGGGTGGGAATGCCCTTACACACGCCGGGCACCTGTGAATCCTTCCTGCAACAGCACATCGTGCAACCGCTTGGCCTGCGCCCGGAACAGCTGATCGGTTTTCAGTCAGAAAATATCGACGAGACGGAATGCGAGCGCGTGACGGATTTGATTGCCAGCCGGGGCGGTCTCGATTTATGCGTACTGGGCATCGGCAAGAACGGTCATCTGGGGCTGAACGAACCGGGAAGCACGCTGGAACCGTTTTGCCATATCAGTAGGCTTGATGAACAAACGCGTCACCACGACATGCTTAAATCGGCCGGTCGTCCGGTGACGCACGGTATCACTCTGGGCCTGAAGGAGATCCTCAATGCAAAGGAAATATTGCTGCTGATTGCCGGAGAAGGAAAACAGGCCGCTGTTGAAAAATACCTGACCACCGCCGTGACGACCGCAATTCCGGCCTCGTTTTTGTGGCTGCATGACAATACGACATGTTTACTGGATGGCTCGCGTTATTCAGATCGATAA
- the rsmI gene encoding 16S rRNA (cytidine(1402)-2'-O)-methyltransferase has translation MTQHESADNSRGQLFIVPTPIGNLSDITQRALEVLQAVDLIAAEDTRHTGLLLQHFAINARLFALHDHNEQQKADTLVAKLKEGLNIALVSDAGTPLINDPGYHLVRSCREQGIRVVPLPGPCAAIAALSAAGLPSDRFCYEGFLPAKSKGRRDALKAIETEPRTLIFYESTHRLLDSLEDMVAVWGESRYVVLARELTKTWETIHGAPVGELLAWVKEDENRRKGEMVLIVEGHKAQEDELPADALRTLTLLQAELPLKKAAALAAEIHGVKKNALYKYALEQQG, from the coding sequence ATGACACAACACGAATCGGCGGATAATTCTCGCGGCCAACTCTTTATTGTACCTACTCCTATCGGGAATTTGTCTGATATTACCCAGCGTGCGCTCGAAGTGTTACAAGCTGTTGATTTAATTGCCGCTGAAGATACTCGCCATACCGGATTATTATTGCAGCATTTCGCGATTAATGCCCGACTGTTCGCCCTGCACGATCATAACGAGCAGCAAAAAGCAGACACGCTGGTGGCGAAGTTGAAAGAAGGACTGAACATCGCGCTGGTTTCCGATGCCGGGACGCCGCTGATTAACGATCCGGGTTACCACCTGGTACGCAGTTGTCGTGAGCAGGGCATCCGCGTCGTGCCGTTGCCAGGGCCCTGTGCGGCGATTGCCGCATTAAGCGCGGCGGGATTGCCGTCCGACCGCTTCTGCTATGAAGGCTTTTTACCCGCGAAATCAAAAGGACGTCGTGACGCGCTGAAAGCTATCGAAACCGAACCGCGCACGCTGATTTTCTATGAGTCCACGCATCGCCTGCTGGACAGCCTGGAAGATATGGTCGCGGTGTGGGGCGAATCCCGTTACGTGGTGCTGGCGCGCGAGCTGACCAAAACCTGGGAGACAATTCACGGCGCACCGGTGGGTGAACTGCTGGCGTGGGTTAAAGAGGACGAGAACCGGCGTAAAGGCGAGATGGTGCTGATTGTGGAAGGACACAAGGCGCAGGAAGACGAACTGCCTGCCGATGCCCTGCGCACCCTCACGTTGTTACAGGCCGAGTTGCCGCTGAAAAAAGCCGCAGCGCTGGCGGCAGAAATCCACGGCGTAAAAAAGAACGCGCTGTACAAATATGCGCTGGAGCAGCAGGGATAA
- a CDS encoding penicillin-binding protein activator, which translates to MVPLTFSRLKAARCLPIVLAALIFAGCGTQAPDQSTAHMQGTAQADSGFYLQQMQQSANDSKTNWQLLAIRALLKEGKSQQAIELFNQLPQDLNDTQRREQSLLAVEIKLAQKDFAGAQALLEKLTPSDFEQNQQARYWQAQIDASQGRPSLSLLRSLIAQEPLLGEKDKQKNMDATWQALSAMTQEQAQALVINADENVLQGWLDLQRVWFDNRSDPDMMKAGIADWQKRYPQNPGAKLLPTQLVNVQSFKPASTSKIALLLPLNGQAAVFGRTIQQGFEAAKNLGTQPVDAQPAAQPAPVTAPTPADPQPQATDGVASPSQASVSDLTHDEQAEQPVPVSAPQTTPAQPTTASAAANPSAELKVYDTSAQPLDQILTQVQQDGASIVVGPLLKNNVDELLKSNTPLNVLALNQPESVQSRANICYFALSPEDEARDAARHIREQGKQSPLLLIPRSALGDRVANAFAQEWQKLGGATVLQQKFGSTAELRMGVNGGSGIALTGSPVAASAPSQPGVTIGNLTIPAAPTDAQISGNGGRVDAVYILATPNEIAFIKPMIAMRNGSQSGATLYASSRSAQGNAGPDFRLEMDGLQYSEIPMLAGANPSLMQQALGAVHNDYSLARMYAMGVDAWSLANHFSQMRQVQGFEINGNTGALTASQDCVINRKLSWLQYQQGQIVPAS; encoded by the coding sequence ATGGTACCCTTAACATTCTCTCGTTTAAAAGCCGCGCGCTGTCTGCCCATCGTTCTGGCAGCCCTGATTTTCGCCGGCTGTGGCACCCAGGCGCCCGATCAGAGCACTGCCCATATGCAGGGCACAGCGCAAGCTGATTCCGGCTTTTATCTGCAACAGATGCAGCAAAGCGCAAATGATAGCAAGACCAACTGGCAATTACTCGCCATTCGTGCACTGCTGAAAGAAGGCAAAAGCCAGCAGGCTATCGAACTGTTTAACCAACTGCCGCAGGATCTGAATGATACCCAGCGCCGGGAACAGTCGCTGTTAGCCGTTGAAATCAAACTGGCGCAGAAAGATTTTGCCGGGGCGCAGGCGCTACTGGAAAAACTTACCCCGTCTGATTTTGAGCAAAATCAGCAGGCGCGCTACTGGCAGGCGCAGATTGACGCCAGCCAGGGCCGCCCATCACTCTCGCTGCTGCGCTCCCTGATTGCGCAGGAACCCCTGCTTGGCGAGAAGGATAAGCAGAAAAATATGGACGCCACCTGGCAAGCATTGTCTGCAATGACGCAGGAGCAGGCCCAGGCATTGGTTATCAATGCCGATGAAAACGTGTTGCAGGGCTGGCTGGACCTACAACGTGTCTGGTTTGATAACCGCAGCGATCCGGACATGATGAAAGCGGGCATTGCCGACTGGCAAAAACGCTATCCGCAAAATCCGGGAGCAAAACTGCTGCCAACCCAACTGGTCAATGTGCAGAGCTTTAAACCCGCCTCGACCAGTAAAATCGCCCTGCTACTACCGCTGAACGGTCAGGCAGCCGTATTTGGTCGCACCATTCAACAGGGCTTTGAAGCCGCCAAAAATCTTGGTACGCAGCCTGTCGACGCACAGCCCGCCGCGCAACCGGCCCCGGTCACAGCCCCAACGCCGGCGGACCCGCAGCCGCAGGCGACCGATGGCGTCGCCAGTCCTTCCCAGGCTTCAGTGAGCGATTTGACCCATGACGAGCAGGCCGAACAGCCCGTGCCGGTCAGCGCACCGCAGACAACGCCTGCACAGCCAACCACCGCAAGCGCGGCGGCAAATCCTTCCGCGGAACTGAAAGTTTATGACACCAGCGCCCAACCGCTCGATCAGATCCTGACGCAGGTTCAGCAGGACGGCGCGAGTATCGTGGTCGGCCCGCTGCTGAAAAACAACGTCGACGAACTGCTAAAAAGCAACACTCCGTTGAACGTGCTGGCACTTAACCAGCCGGAATCGGTGCAAAGCCGCGCAAACATCTGTTACTTCGCCCTCTCACCGGAAGATGAAGCGCGTGATGCGGCGCGCCATATCCGTGAACAGGGCAAACAGTCGCCGCTGCTGCTGATCCCGCGTAGCGCGCTTGGCGATCGTGTTGCTAACGCCTTTGCCCAGGAGTGGCAAAAACTGGGTGGCGCTACGGTGCTGCAACAGAAATTTGGCTCGACGGCGGAACTGCGTATGGGCGTCAACGGCGGTTCAGGGATAGCGTTAACCGGTAGCCCGGTCGCTGCCAGCGCACCGTCTCAACCCGGCGTCACTATTGGCAATTTAACCATTCCGGCTGCGCCAACGGATGCCCAGATTAGCGGTAACGGTGGTCGCGTGGACGCCGTGTATATTCTGGCAACACCTAATGAGATAGCCTTCATCAAGCCGATGATCGCCATGCGCAACGGTAGCCAGAGTGGTGCAACGCTGTACGCCAGTTCGCGTAGCGCGCAGGGGAATGCCGGTCCTGACTTCCGTCTGGAAATGGATGGCCTGCAGTACAGCGAGATCCCGATGCTGGCGGGCGCGAACCCGTCGCTGATGCAGCAGGCGCTCGGCGCAGTGCATAATGACTACTCGCTGGCGCGCATGTACGCAATGGGCGTGGATGCCTGGTCGCTGGCGAACCATTTCTCCCAGATGCGTCAGGTGCAGGGCTTCGAAATTAATGGGAATACCGGCGCGCTGACCGCCAGTCAGGACTGTGTGATTAACAGGAAGTTATCATGGCTCCAGTACCAACAAGGGCAGATTGTCCCCGCCAGTTAA
- a CDS encoding YraN family protein, which translates to MAPVPTRADCPRQLTSKQAGDAWETTARRWLERKGLHFIAANVHERGGEIDLIMRDGKTTVFIEVRYRRSTTFGGAAASVTRSKQRKLLQAARLWLARHNGSFDTVDCRFDVLAFTGNDVEWFRNAFTDCS; encoded by the coding sequence ATGGCTCCAGTACCAACAAGGGCAGATTGTCCCCGCCAGTTAACGAGCAAACAGGCCGGTGACGCGTGGGAAACCACCGCGCGTCGCTGGCTGGAGCGCAAGGGACTGCATTTTATCGCCGCCAACGTGCATGAACGCGGCGGCGAGATCGATCTGATCATGCGTGATGGCAAGACGACCGTCTTTATTGAGGTCCGCTACCGACGCTCTACCACGTTCGGTGGCGCCGCTGCCAGTGTGACGCGCAGCAAGCAACGTAAATTATTACAGGCTGCCCGCTTGTGGCTCGCGCGCCACAATGGGAGTTTTGATACTGTGGATTGCCGGTTCGATGTGTTAGCCTTCACCGGAAATGATGTTGAGTGGTTCAGGAATGCCTTTACTGACTGCTCATAA
- the diaA gene encoding DnaA initiator-associating protein DiaA — MLDRIKVCFTESIQTQIAAAEALPDAISRAAVTLVHSLLNGNKILCCGNGTSAANAQHFAASMINRFETERPSLPAIALNTDNVVLTAIANDRLHDEVYAKQVRALGHAGDVLLAISTRGNSRDIVKAVEAAVTRDMTIVALTGYDGGELAGLLGPQDVEIRIPSHHSARIQEMHMLTVNCLCDLIDNTLFPHQDD; from the coding sequence GTGTTAGACAGAATTAAAGTCTGCTTTACCGAAAGCATTCAAACTCAAATTGCAGCGGCAGAAGCCCTCCCGGATGCTATCTCTCGCGCCGCCGTGACGCTGGTTCATTCACTGCTCAATGGCAACAAAATTCTCTGTTGTGGTAATGGGACATCCGCTGCCAACGCACAGCATTTTGCGGCCAGCATGATCAACCGCTTTGAGACAGAACGCCCCAGTTTACCCGCGATTGCACTAAATACGGATAATGTGGTCTTAACAGCGATTGCTAACGACCGTCTGCATGACGAAGTGTATGCAAAACAGGTTCGGGCGTTGGGTCATGCTGGCGACGTCTTACTGGCCATCTCGACGCGCGGCAACAGCCGCGATATCGTTAAGGCTGTGGAAGCTGCCGTCACGCGAGACATGACGATTGTGGCACTGACCGGGTATGACGGGGGTGAACTGGCTGGACTATTAGGGCCACAGGATGTTGAGATCCGCATCCCTTCGCACCACAGCGCACGCATTCAGGAAATGCATATGCTGACGGTAAACTGCCTGTGCGATCTGATCGATAACACGCTTTTCCCCCACCAGGATGATTAA
- the yraP gene encoding divisome-associated lipoprotein YraP, whose translation MKALSPIAVLISALLLQGCVAAAVVGTAAVGTKAATDPRSVGTQVDDGTLEVRVNSALSKDAQIKKETRINVTAYQGKVLLVGQSPNSELSARAKQIAMGVDGTTEVYNEIRQGQPIGMGTASSDTWITTKVRSQLLTSDQVKSSNVKVTTENGEVFLLGLVTDREAKAAADIASRVSGVKRVTTAFTFIK comes from the coding sequence ATGAAGGCTTTATCGCCAATCGCAGTCCTTATTTCTGCTCTGCTATTGCAAGGTTGTGTAGCCGCCGCAGTGGTCGGTACCGCCGCCGTTGGCACCAAAGCAGCAACAGACCCACGTAGCGTAGGCACTCAGGTGGACGATGGAACCCTGGAAGTGCGCGTTAACAGTGCACTGTCGAAAGATGCACAAATCAAGAAAGAAACGCGCATTAACGTGACGGCTTATCAGGGTAAAGTGTTACTGGTCGGTCAGTCGCCGAATAGTGAACTCTCCGCACGGGCTAAACAGATTGCGATGGGCGTCGACGGCACCACCGAGGTCTATAACGAGATCCGTCAGGGCCAGCCGATTGGCATGGGCACCGCGTCAAGTGACACCTGGATCACCACCAAAGTACGCTCTCAGTTGCTGACCAGCGACCAGGTTAAATCATCCAACGTGAAAGTGACGACCGAAAACGGCGAAGTGTTCCTGTTAGGCCTGGTGACCGACCGTGAAGCGAAAGCGGCTGCGGATATCGCCAGCCGGGTCAGCGGCGTGAAGCGCGTCACCACGGCGTTTACCTTCATCAAGTAA
- a CDS encoding permease, with amino-acid sequence MAGQSSSQAATPFQWWKPALFFLVVIVGLWYVKWQPYYGKAFTAAETHSIGKSILAQADANPWQAAWDYAMVYFIAVWKAAVLGVILGSLIQVLIPRDWLLRTLGQTRFRGTLFGTLFSLPGMMCTCCAAPVAAGMRRQQVSMGGALAFWMGNPLLNPATLVFMGFVLGWHFAAIRLVAGLAMVLVVATLVQKWVKEPAQAELPVEITRLDAQDGFFVRWGRALWTLFWSTIPVYILAVLVLGAARVWLFPHADGAIDNSLLWVIALAVAGCLFVIPTAAEIPIVQTMMLAGMGTAPALALLMTLPAVSLPSLIMLRKAFPAKALWLTAVLVVVSGVIVGSIALI; translated from the coding sequence ATGGCTGGTCAGTCTTCATCTCAGGCGGCAACACCGTTTCAATGGTGGAAGCCCGCTCTTTTCTTTCTCGTCGTCATCGTCGGTCTCTGGTATGTGAAATGGCAGCCTTATTACGGGAAAGCCTTCACAGCCGCAGAAACTCACAGTATCGGTAAATCCATTCTGGCGCAGGCTGATGCGAACCCGTGGCAGGCGGCCTGGGACTATGCGATGGTCTATTTCATTGCGGTCTGGAAGGCAGCGGTATTGGGGGTGATCCTTGGTTCGCTGATTCAGGTTCTGATCCCGCGTGACTGGCTGTTACGTACGCTCGGGCAAACGCGTTTTCGCGGCACGCTGTTCGGGACGCTTTTCTCTCTGCCCGGCATGATGTGCACCTGCTGTGCTGCACCGGTGGCGGCGGGGATGCGTCGCCAGCAGGTTTCGATGGGCGGGGCGCTGGCATTCTGGATGGGGAATCCGCTGTTAAACCCGGCGACGCTGGTGTTTATGGGCTTCGTCCTCGGCTGGCATTTTGCGGCTATCCGCCTGGTTGCCGGACTGGCAATGGTGCTGGTGGTGGCAACGCTGGTGCAGAAATGGGTGAAAGAGCCTGCGCAGGCTGAGTTGCCGGTGGAAATCACGCGACTGGATGCACAGGACGGGTTCTTTGTCCGCTGGGGCCGCGCGCTGTGGACGCTGTTCTGGAGCACTATTCCTGTCTACATCCTGGCGGTGCTGGTACTGGGTGCTGCGCGCGTCTGGCTGTTTCCACATGCGGATGGGGCTATCGATAACAGCCTGCTGTGGGTGATTGCGCTGGCGGTGGCCGGCTGTCTGTTTGTGATCCCGACCGCGGCAGAAATTCCGATTGTACAGACGATGATGCTGGCAGGGATGGGGACTGCGCCAGCGCTTGCACTGCTGATGACATTACCCGCCGTCAGCCTGCCGTCGCTGATTATGTTGCGTAAAGCGTTCCCGGCAAAAGCGCTGTGGTTAACGGCGGTGCTGGTGGTGGTCTCTGGCGTGATAGTGGGAAGTATTGCGTTGATATAA
- a CDS encoding NAD(P)H-binding protein, with protein MSQVLITGATGLVGGHLLRMLLNEPKIHSIAAPTRRPLADMPGVYNPHDPQLSDALAQVSDPVDIVFCCLGTTRREAGSKEAFIHADYTLVVDTALTGRRLGAQHMLVVSSMGANARSPFFYNRVKGEMEEALIAQAWPKLTIARPSMLLGDRTRQRFSETLFAPLFRLLPGNWKSIDARDVARAMLADALAPEHEGVTILTSSQLRERAA; from the coding sequence ATGAGTCAGGTACTGATTACCGGGGCGACCGGGTTGGTTGGCGGGCATTTACTGCGGATGCTGCTTAATGAACCGAAGATCCATTCGATAGCCGCACCGACGCGACGCCCGCTGGCGGACATGCCTGGCGTCTATAATCCCCACGATCCGCAACTGAGCGATGCGCTGGCGCAGGTTTCCGATCCTGTCGATATCGTTTTTTGCTGTCTGGGCACGACCCGGCGCGAAGCCGGCAGCAAAGAGGCATTTATTCATGCCGACTATACGCTGGTGGTCGACACCGCCTTGACCGGTCGCCGTCTGGGTGCGCAGCATATGCTGGTGGTGAGTTCGATGGGGGCCAACGCCCGTTCGCCGTTTTTCTACAACCGCGTAAAAGGGGAGATGGAAGAGGCGCTGATTGCGCAGGCGTGGCCGAAGCTGACGATTGCACGCCCGTCGATGCTGCTCGGCGACCGCACCAGACAGCGATTCAGCGAAACCCTTTTTGCGCCGTTATTCCGACTGCTGCCCGGCAACTGGAAGTCGATTGACGCGCGGGACGTGGCGCGCGCAATGCTGGCAGACGCGCTGGCGCCTGAACACGAAGGGGTGACGATCCTGACCTCATCCCAGTTGCGGGAGAGGGCTGCCTGA
- a CDS encoding GIY-YIG nuclease family protein — protein sequence MTPWYLYLIRTADNALYTGITTDVARRYQQHQRGKGAKALRGKGELTLAFSAPVGDRSLALRAEYRVKKLTKQQKERLVAEGEGFAALLNDLQTPTLKND from the coding sequence ATGACACCCTGGTATCTTTATCTGATCCGCACCGCCGACAATGCCCTGTATACCGGGATCACGACCGACGTAGCGCGCCGCTACCAGCAACATCAACGTGGCAAAGGCGCGAAGGCGCTACGGGGAAAAGGGGAGTTGACGCTGGCGTTTTCCGCACCGGTTGGCGATCGTTCACTGGCGCTACGCGCAGAATACCGGGTCAAAAAACTCACCAAGCAACAGAAAGAACGGCTTGTCGCAGAAGGCGAAGGGTTTGCAGCGTTACTGAACGACCTGCAAACCCCGACGCTTAAAAACGATTAA
- a CDS encoding GNAT family N-acetyltransferase, which translates to MLIRVEIPIDAPGIDALLRRSFESDAEAELVHSLREDGFLTLGLVATDDEGQVVGYVAFSPVDVQGEDLQWVGMAPLAVDENYRGQGLARQLVYEGLDSLNEFGYAAVVTLGEPALYSRFGFELAAHYDLHCRWPGTESAFQVHRLAEDALSGVTGLVEYHDHFNRF; encoded by the coding sequence ATGCTGATTCGAGTAGAAATTCCCATTGACGCACCCGGCATTGATGCCCTGCTGCGTCGTTCATTCGAAAGCGATGCGGAAGCGGAACTGGTACACTCCCTGCGTGAAGATGGTTTTCTGACGCTCGGTCTGGTCGCCACAGACGATGAAGGCCAGGTGGTGGGTTACGTGGCATTCAGCCCCGTCGATGTACAGGGCGAAGATCTGCAGTGGGTCGGCATGGCACCGCTGGCAGTCGATGAAAACTACCGTGGGCAGGGGCTGGCACGCCAACTGGTCTATGAAGGGCTGGATTCACTCAACGAATTTGGCTACGCCGCCGTGGTCACCCTGGGTGAACCGGCACTGTATAGCCGCTTTGGTTTCGAACTGGCCGCCCATTACGATCTGCATTGCCGCTGGCCGGGCACCGAAAGCGCGTTTCAGGTACATCGTTTAGCGGAAGACGCGCTAAGCGGCGTCACGGGACTGGTCGAGTATCACGATCACTTTAATCGTTTTTAA
- a CDS encoding SCP2 domain-containing protein, which translates to MLDKLRSRLVHFGPSLMSVPVKLTPFALQRQVLEQVLSWQFRQALADGELEFLEGRWLSITVRDIGLKWYTSVENDKLIVSEDAQADVSFSADASDLLMIAARKQDPDTLFFQRRLVIEGDTELGLYVKNLMDAIELEQMPKALRVMLLQLADFVEAGMKYSPETKQTSVGEPC; encoded by the coding sequence GTGTTAGATAAGCTGCGTTCACGCTTAGTACATTTCGGTCCGTCTCTGATGAGTGTGCCAGTTAAACTGACGCCCTTTGCACTGCAGCGCCAGGTTCTGGAACAGGTCCTAAGCTGGCAGTTTCGCCAGGCCCTGGCTGACGGGGAGCTGGAGTTCCTTGAAGGCCGTTGGTTAAGCATTACGGTTCGCGATATCGGCCTGAAATGGTATACCTCGGTCGAGAATGACAAACTGATCGTCAGCGAGGATGCGCAAGCCGACGTGAGTTTTAGCGCTGATGCCAGCGATCTGTTGATGATCGCCGCGCGTAAGCAGGATCCGGATACGCTCTTCTTCCAGCGCCGGCTGGTGATTGAAGGGGATACGGAGTTAGGGTTGTATGTTAAGAACCTGATGGATGCCATTGAGCTGGAGCAGATGCCCAAAGCGTTGCGCGTTATGCTGCTGCAACTGGCGGATTTTGTTGAGGCGGGCATGAAATACTCGCCAGAAACCAAACAGACATCGGTAGGTGAACCATGCTGA
- a CDS encoding U32 family peptidase codes for MELLCPAGNLPALKAAIENGADAVYIGLKDDTNARHFAGLNFTEKKLQEAVSFVHQHRRKLHIAINTFAHPDGYARWQRAVDMAAQLGADALILADLAMLEYAAVRYPHIERHVSVQASATNEEAINFYHRNFDVDRVVLPRVLSIHQVKQLARVTPVPLEVFAFGSLCIMAEGRCYLSSYLTGESPNTVGACSPARFVRWQQTPQGLESRLNEVLIDRYQDGENAGYPTLCKGRYLVDGERYHALEEPTSLNTLELLPELLAANIASVKIEGRQRSPAYVSQVAKVWRQAIDRCIADPQNYAPQADWMETLGAMSEGTQTTLGAYHRKWQ; via the coding sequence ATGGAGCTGCTCTGCCCTGCCGGAAATCTCCCGGCGCTTAAGGCGGCCATCGAAAACGGCGCTGATGCCGTTTATATCGGGCTTAAAGATGATACCAACGCCCGCCACTTCGCCGGCCTTAACTTTACCGAGAAGAAATTGCAGGAAGCGGTGAGCTTTGTCCACCAACACCGCCGCAAATTACACATCGCCATTAACACGTTTGCGCATCCGGACGGCTATGCCCGCTGGCAGCGTGCGGTGGATATGGCTGCGCAACTGGGGGCGGATGCGCTGATCCTCGCGGATCTCGCTATGCTCGAGTATGCCGCAGTTCGTTACCCGCATATTGAGCGCCATGTCTCTGTTCAGGCCTCGGCTACCAATGAAGAAGCGATCAACTTTTATCATCGCAATTTTGATGTTGATCGCGTCGTCCTGCCGCGCGTGCTCTCTATCCATCAGGTGAAACAGCTTGCCCGCGTGACGCCGGTGCCACTGGAGGTTTTTGCTTTCGGCAGTCTGTGCATTATGGCCGAAGGCCGCTGTTACCTCTCATCCTATTTGACCGGTGAATCCCCCAATACAGTAGGGGCCTGTTCCCCTGCCCGCTTTGTGCGCTGGCAGCAGACGCCCCAGGGGCTGGAATCACGGCTGAATGAAGTGCTGATCGACCGCTATCAGGACGGGGAGAACGCCGGTTATCCGACGCTGTGTAAAGGTCGCTATCTGGTCGACGGCGAGCGTTACCACGCGCTGGAAGAACCGACTAGCCTGAACACGCTGGAGCTACTGCCGGAACTGCTGGCGGCAAATATTGCCTCGGTGAAAATCGAAGGTCGTCAGCGCAGCCCGGCCTATGTCAGCCAGGTTGCGAAAGTGTGGCGTCAGGCGATCGACCGCTGCATAGCCGACCCGCAGAACTATGCGCCGCAGGCAGACTGGATGGAGACGCTCGGCGCGATGTCCGAAGGCACTCAGACGACGCTTGGCGCCTATCACCGTAAATGGCAGTGA
- a CDS encoding U32 family peptidase — translation MAVRKAMKYSLGPVLYYWPKETLEGFYQQAATSSADVIYLGEAVCSKRRATKVGDWLDMAKSLAGSGKQVVLSTLALVQASSELNELKRYVENGDFLLEASDLGVVNMCADRKLPFVAGHALNCYNAVTLRLLLKQGMVRWCMPVELSRDWLINLLNQCDELGIRQQFEVEVLSYGHLPLAYSARCFTARSEDRPKDECETCCIKYPNGRDVLSQENQQVFVLNGIQTMSGYIYNLGNELTSMQGLVDIVRLSPLGTETFAMLDAFRANETGRAPLPLAAHSDCNGYWKRLAGLELQA, via the coding sequence ATGGCAGTGAGAAAAGCAATGAAATATTCCTTAGGGCCGGTGCTTTACTACTGGCCGAAAGAAACGCTGGAAGGCTTTTATCAGCAGGCAGCCACCAGCAGCGCTGATGTTATCTATCTCGGCGAAGCGGTGTGCAGCAAACGCCGCGCCACCAAAGTCGGCGACTGGCTGGATATGGCGAAATCGCTCGCCGGTAGCGGTAAGCAGGTGGTGCTTTCGACGCTGGCGCTGGTGCAAGCCTCTTCTGAGTTGAACGAACTGAAGCGCTATGTCGAAAATGGCGACTTTCTGCTGGAAGCCAGCGATCTTGGCGTGGTGAATATGTGCGCCGACCGCAAGCTACCGTTTGTCGCCGGACACGCGCTGAACTGCTACAACGCCGTCACGCTGCGCCTGCTGCTCAAACAAGGGATGGTGCGCTGGTGCATGCCGGTGGAGCTTTCCCGCGACTGGCTGATAAACCTGCTCAATCAGTGTGATGAACTGGGGATTCGCCAGCAGTTTGAAGTGGAAGTCCTGAGCTATGGGCATCTGCCGCTGGCTTACTCCGCCCGCTGCTTTACCGCCCGCTCGGAAGATCGTCCGAAAGATGAGTGCGAAACCTGCTGCATCAAGTACCCTAACGGCCGCGACGTACTCTCCCAGGAAAATCAACAGGTGTTCGTCCTCAATGGCATTCAGACCATGAGCGGCTATATCTACAACCTCGGCAACGAACTGACGTCAATGCAGGGGCTGGTGGACATCGTGCGCCTGTCTCCGCTGGGCACGGAGACATTCGCAATGCTCGACGCCTTCCGCGCTAACGAAACGGGGCGCGCTCCGCTACCACTCGCTGCACACAGCGACTGCAACGGCTACTGGAAACGTCTGGCCGGTCTGGAATTGCAGGCCTAA